A single genomic interval of Leptospira dzoumogneensis harbors:
- a CDS encoding YheT family hydrolase, producing the protein METIHPFKPPIHLRHPFVQTVLASLMRQNIPDHPMDKTASPVVIDAGKGVRLLGHYSKSPQNKALLVLIHGWEGSMDSNYIQRTSRRFYDKGISIFRLNLRDHGNTHHLNPEPFNGSLIRETYEAVRKVAKEFGHKLPVYLGGFSMGGNFTIRVAREHSRNKQSIPNLKHCIAVSPPLHPKSATEMMDSKLILGKYFLDKWRQSLAKKNVHFPDLHPYPNIMKGKTVMEMTDRIVASSVEFKNSDDYFNSYTLGPKDFEKLKVDLTIVTSADDPIIRPDEFKEIPKSSKLRIFIQKYGGHNGFYENLKGDCWYFRVFDKVIFG; encoded by the coding sequence ATGGAGACCATTCATCCATTCAAACCTCCCATTCATCTAAGACATCCGTTTGTACAAACAGTTTTAGCTTCTTTAATGAGGCAGAATATTCCGGATCATCCTATGGACAAGACTGCTTCTCCGGTTGTTATAGATGCAGGAAAAGGAGTTCGTTTATTAGGTCATTATTCCAAGTCTCCACAAAACAAAGCGTTACTAGTGCTTATACACGGCTGGGAAGGAAGTATGGATTCAAATTATATCCAAAGAACTTCCAGAAGATTTTACGATAAGGGAATTTCTATCTTCAGATTGAATTTAAGGGATCATGGGAACACTCATCATCTGAATCCGGAACCGTTTAACGGAAGTTTAATACGAGAGACCTACGAAGCAGTACGCAAAGTTGCAAAAGAATTCGGACATAAACTTCCGGTATACCTGGGCGGATTTTCTATGGGCGGGAATTTTACGATCCGAGTGGCAAGAGAACATTCCAGGAATAAACAAAGTATCCCGAATTTAAAACATTGTATCGCCGTCAGTCCTCCTCTTCATCCAAAGTCCGCGACCGAAATGATGGATTCTAAACTGATCCTAGGAAAATATTTCTTAGATAAATGGAGACAATCTTTAGCTAAGAAGAACGTACATTTTCCGGATCTACATCCTTATCCGAATATCATGAAAGGAAAGACAGTCATGGAAATGACTGATAGGATAGTTGCATCTTCTGTGGAGTTTAAAAACTCGGATGATTATTTTAATTCTTATACATTGGGTCCAAAGGATTTTGAAAAATTGAAAGTGGATCTGACTATAGTTACATCCGCAGACGATCCGATCATACGTCCCGACGAATTCAAGGAGATCCCTAAAAGTTCCAAGCTTAGGATATTCATCCAAAAATACGGAGGCCATAACGGATTTTATGAAAACTTAAAAGGAGACTGCTGGTACTTCAGGGTCTTCGATAAAGTTATATTCGGATAA
- a CDS encoding acetyl-CoA C-acetyltransferase, with the protein MSNAYVIDAVRTPRGKGKKRGTLASVHPQELSASTLLAIQERNGLKPEIVEEVVLGCVSQVDDQAACIARYAVMAAQWPNSVPGYTVNRFCGSGLQAVNNIANHVQSGAMAVGLGGGVESMSRVKMGADLGDRDFNIGNPNIQKHYNLVPQGISADLIATKYNISREEADKFAESSQLKADKAIKDGVFKKSIIPVKLEDGTVVDTDENPRIESDYAFLSSLGAVFKTVGERELDAIALRSYPDVGKINHIHTLGNSSGIVDGAASVLLANDEGIKKYGLKPRAKILSTVATGEDPTIMLTGPVSASKKALQMAGLKVEDIDLWEINEAFASVVLYTQKTLGIPLEKINVNGGAIALGHPLGATGAILLGTALDELERRNQRYALITLCIGGGMGIATVIERI; encoded by the coding sequence ATGTCCAACGCATACGTTATCGATGCGGTTCGCACCCCGAGAGGAAAAGGTAAAAAAAGAGGAACACTTGCATCAGTTCACCCGCAAGAACTTTCCGCCTCAACTCTATTAGCGATCCAAGAAAGAAACGGATTAAAACCGGAAATCGTAGAAGAAGTTGTTTTAGGTTGTGTTTCCCAAGTGGATGACCAAGCTGCATGTATCGCACGTTACGCGGTCATGGCTGCACAATGGCCAAATTCCGTTCCGGGATATACAGTAAACCGTTTCTGTGGATCAGGATTACAAGCGGTAAACAATATCGCAAACCATGTTCAGTCAGGGGCAATGGCGGTAGGCTTAGGCGGCGGAGTGGAGTCCATGAGCCGGGTAAAAATGGGAGCCGATCTAGGAGACAGGGATTTTAATATAGGAAATCCTAATATACAAAAACATTATAATCTTGTTCCTCAAGGAATTTCCGCGGATCTGATCGCAACCAAGTATAATATCAGCAGAGAAGAAGCGGACAAATTCGCAGAGTCTTCTCAATTGAAAGCTGACAAAGCGATCAAAGACGGTGTATTCAAAAAATCCATTATTCCGGTAAAGTTAGAAGATGGAACAGTAGTGGATACTGATGAGAACCCTCGTATAGAATCCGACTACGCATTCCTTTCCAGTTTAGGTGCAGTTTTTAAAACAGTCGGTGAAAGAGAATTAGATGCGATCGCATTAAGATCCTATCCTGATGTGGGAAAGATCAATCATATCCACACACTCGGAAACTCTTCCGGGATCGTGGACGGCGCCGCTTCCGTTCTGCTCGCTAACGACGAAGGGATCAAAAAATACGGATTAAAGCCTAGAGCAAAAATACTCTCTACGGTAGCTACTGGAGAAGACCCTACCATCATGTTAACAGGGCCTGTTTCCGCTTCCAAAAAAGCGCTCCAAATGGCAGGACTAAAAGTGGAAGATATCGATCTTTGGGAGATCAACGAAGCATTCGCTTCCGTGGTTCTTTACACTCAAAAAACTTTGGGGATCCCTCTGGAGAAGATCAACGTAAACGGAGGAGCAATCGCTTTAGGACATCCTCTGGGAGCAACAGGAGCTATTCTTCTCGGGACCGCATTGGACGAATTAGAAAGAAGAAATCAACGTTACGCACTCATTACTCTCTGCATAGGCGGAGGAATGGGGATCGCAACAGTAATCGAAAGGATCTAA